One window from the genome of Rhodococcus sp. ABRD24 encodes:
- a CDS encoding lipid II flippase MurJ, which yields MRPLPYTWRPIKAGAKLFGWVALYVAVGQLGVAVVLRVAFSHGAVSTYTYADLLFQVPYGILGVSLLTVLMPRIAHAVAVGDRDALVADMNRAARYSMVALVPAAVAMALLGPMLTTVMFIGRVDVDAARLIGIALALSAFGLPPFALVMLQLRVFYAADDMRTPALINLAMVVTKISVVALSVVSLPGTAVVVALPVAGSLSYLVGAVSGHLILRRRYGLLGFHAVLDTFARALWASVSAGVVCIVAVGLSHQLLDNPRAAAAVALAAVLVFGTPAFLVTAQKVGIPEVRNAKMLLSR from the coding sequence GTGCGTCCTCTCCCGTACACGTGGCGGCCGATCAAGGCGGGCGCGAAGTTGTTCGGATGGGTTGCTCTGTACGTCGCGGTCGGCCAACTCGGTGTTGCGGTCGTTCTCAGAGTTGCATTCAGCCACGGCGCAGTGTCGACCTACACCTACGCCGACTTACTGTTTCAGGTGCCCTACGGCATTCTCGGGGTGTCCCTGCTGACGGTGCTGATGCCACGGATCGCTCACGCTGTCGCTGTCGGAGACCGCGATGCACTCGTCGCGGATATGAACCGTGCCGCCCGCTACTCGATGGTCGCGCTCGTCCCTGCCGCCGTCGCGATGGCCCTCCTCGGACCGATGCTGACCACCGTGATGTTCATCGGCAGAGTTGACGTCGATGCGGCTCGCCTCATCGGAATCGCGCTGGCACTGTCGGCGTTCGGACTGCCGCCGTTCGCGCTCGTGATGCTGCAGCTGCGGGTCTTCTACGCCGCCGACGACATGCGCACCCCGGCGCTGATCAACCTCGCGATGGTGGTCACGAAGATCAGCGTGGTGGCACTGAGCGTCGTGTCACTACCCGGCACCGCGGTAGTGGTGGCGTTGCCCGTTGCGGGTTCGCTGTCCTACCTCGTCGGCGCCGTCAGCGGTCACCTGATCCTTCGACGCCGGTACGGACTCCTCGGATTCCACGCCGTGCTGGACACCTTTGCTCGGGCACTATGGGCGTCGGTTTCTGCCGGCGTCGTCTGCATCGTCGCGGTCGGACTGTCACACCAGCTGCTGGACAACCCTCGCGCAGCCGCGGCGGTGGCCCTTGCGGCCGTGCTCGTGTTCGGAACACCAGCATTCCTCGTCACCGCTCAGAAGGTCGGCATCCCTGAAGTCCGCAATGCCAAGATGCTGCTGAGCCGATGA
- a CDS encoding VOC family protein yields the protein MQKITPCLWFDTEGEEAAQFYTSVFKNSRILNVSRYGPGMHRPEGLALTVEFELDGQKFTILNGGPEFTFDEAISFQVSCADQAEVDGYWSKLTADGGQESQCGWLKDRYGVSWQIIPAALGSYIGGADAEGAQRATQAMLGMRKLDIGVIRAAYEGS from the coding sequence ATGCAGAAGATCACGCCATGCCTGTGGTTCGACACCGAGGGCGAGGAGGCCGCCCAGTTCTACACATCGGTGTTCAAGAACTCGCGGATCCTGAACGTCTCCCGGTACGGACCCGGAATGCACCGTCCGGAGGGTCTCGCGCTCACCGTGGAGTTCGAACTCGACGGGCAGAAGTTCACGATCCTCAACGGTGGCCCCGAGTTCACTTTCGACGAGGCGATCTCGTTCCAGGTGAGCTGCGCCGATCAGGCTGAGGTCGACGGCTACTGGTCGAAGCTGACCGCTGATGGCGGACAGGAAAGCCAGTGCGGGTGGCTGAAGGATCGCTACGGGGTGTCATGGCAGATCATTCCGGCGGCGCTCGGCTCGTACATCGGGGGGGCGGACGCGGAGGGCGCGCAACGGGCCACGCAGGCGATGCTCGGAATGCGCAAACTCGACATCGGCGTCATCCGCGCGGCCTACGAAGGCTCCTGA
- a CDS encoding mismatch-specific DNA-glycosylase, whose amino-acid sequence MGFSRSELESFRDKEVPDLIGPDCRLLFVGINPGLWTAATGAHFARPGNRFYPALLRAGIIDRPIDPTAGMSASDRELLITLGIGITNLVARATARADELTPDELRAGAVRLRETVAELRPRVVAVAGITAYRAAFGVRAAKKGKQPDDFEGAELWLVPNPSGLNAHDTVDTLAAVYRAAAVDAGVVSG is encoded by the coding sequence ATGGGATTCAGTCGCAGTGAGCTCGAGTCGTTTCGCGACAAAGAAGTGCCGGATCTGATCGGTCCTGATTGTCGCCTGCTGTTCGTGGGCATCAATCCGGGGCTGTGGACCGCGGCCACCGGGGCGCACTTCGCGCGGCCTGGCAACCGGTTCTATCCGGCGCTGCTGCGGGCCGGGATCATCGACCGGCCGATCGACCCCACCGCCGGGATGTCAGCGTCCGATCGGGAACTCTTGATCACGCTTGGGATCGGGATCACCAATCTCGTTGCGAGAGCCACTGCCAGAGCTGATGAGCTGACGCCCGATGAGCTGCGGGCAGGAGCGGTGCGGCTGCGCGAGACGGTGGCAGAACTGCGTCCGCGGGTGGTTGCCGTCGCGGGTATCACCGCATACCGAGCGGCATTCGGGGTGCGGGCCGCGAAAAAGGGCAAACAACCCGACGACTTCGAGGGCGCCGAGCTGTGGCTGGTACCCAACCCCAGTGGGCTCAACGCACACGACACGGTCGACACGCTCGCCGCCGTGTACCGCGCGGCAGCCGTAGACGCGGGTGTCGTTTCCGGCTGA
- a CDS encoding fumarate hydratase, which translates to MADFLYEDLLPIGDDPTEYRLLTTEGVSTVEGPDGRTFLKVEPEAMRLLTETALHDISHYLRTDHLEQLASILEDPEASNNDKFVALDLLKNADIAAAGVLPMCQDTGTAIVMGKRGQQVLTPGGDEESIARGVYDAYTKLNLRYSQNAPITMWEEKNTGNNLPAQIELYADTAKGHENSYKFLFMAKGGGSANKSYLYQETKAILNPDSMMQFLEAKIRSLGTAACPPYHLAIVVGGTSAEFALKTAKYASAHYLDELPTEGAITGRGFRDHELEKKVFELTQKIGIGAQFGGKYFCHDVRVVRLPRHGASLPVAIAVSCSADRQAKAKITPEGVFLEQLEFNPGQFLPEVTDAQLDADTNGVSGTGNGAAVKIDLTRPMPEILAELSKHPVKTRLSLTGPLVVARDIAHAKIKERLDAGEEMPQYLKDHPVYYAGPAKTPEGLASGSFGPTTAGRMDSYVEQFQAAGGSMIMLAKGNRSKQVTEACNTHGGFYLGSIGGPAARLALDCIKNVEIVEYEELGMEAVWKIDVEDFPAFIVVDDKGNDFFAHTGEVTLTIGKRPGL; encoded by the coding sequence ATGGCCGACTTCCTCTATGAGGACCTGCTGCCGATCGGTGACGACCCCACCGAATACCGGCTGCTCACCACCGAGGGGGTGTCCACCGTCGAGGGACCGGACGGACGGACCTTCCTGAAGGTCGAACCGGAGGCCATGCGGCTCCTCACCGAGACCGCCCTGCACGACATCTCTCATTACCTGCGCACCGATCACCTCGAGCAGCTGGCGAGCATCCTCGAGGATCCGGAGGCGTCGAACAACGACAAGTTCGTCGCACTCGATCTCCTCAAGAACGCCGACATCGCTGCGGCCGGCGTTCTGCCGATGTGCCAGGACACCGGCACCGCGATCGTTATGGGCAAGCGCGGCCAGCAGGTCCTCACCCCCGGTGGGGACGAGGAATCGATCGCGCGCGGCGTATATGACGCGTACACCAAGCTGAACCTTCGCTACTCGCAGAACGCTCCCATCACCATGTGGGAGGAGAAGAACACGGGCAACAACCTGCCCGCGCAGATCGAGCTGTACGCCGACACCGCGAAGGGCCACGAGAACTCCTACAAGTTCCTCTTCATGGCCAAGGGCGGCGGATCGGCCAACAAGTCGTACCTGTACCAGGAGACCAAGGCCATCCTGAACCCGGACTCGATGATGCAGTTCCTCGAGGCCAAGATCCGCTCGCTCGGCACCGCGGCCTGCCCGCCGTACCACCTCGCGATCGTCGTCGGCGGCACCTCCGCCGAGTTCGCGCTCAAAACGGCCAAGTACGCGTCGGCGCACTACCTGGACGAGCTGCCCACCGAGGGCGCGATCACCGGCCGCGGATTCCGCGACCACGAGCTCGAGAAGAAGGTGTTCGAGCTCACCCAGAAGATCGGCATCGGCGCCCAGTTCGGTGGCAAGTACTTCTGCCACGATGTACGCGTTGTCCGTCTCCCCCGCCACGGCGCATCGCTGCCCGTTGCGATCGCCGTCTCCTGCTCGGCAGACCGTCAGGCGAAGGCGAAGATCACCCCTGAGGGCGTCTTCCTCGAGCAACTCGAGTTCAACCCGGGCCAGTTCCTGCCCGAGGTCACCGATGCCCAGCTCGACGCTGACACCAACGGTGTCTCGGGCACCGGCAACGGTGCCGCAGTCAAGATCGACCTCACCCGCCCGATGCCGGAGATCCTGGCCGAGCTGTCCAAGCACCCGGTCAAGACGCGCCTGTCGTTGACCGGCCCACTGGTCGTCGCGCGTGACATCGCGCACGCAAAGATCAAGGAGCGCCTCGACGCCGGTGAGGAGATGCCGCAGTACCTCAAGGACCATCCGGTGTACTACGCAGGTCCGGCCAAGACCCCCGAGGGCCTCGCGTCGGGATCGTTCGGCCCCACCACGGCCGGCCGCATGGACTCCTACGTCGAACAGTTCCAGGCAGCAGGCGGCTCGATGATCATGCTGGCCAAGGGAAATCGGTCCAAGCAGGTCACCGAAGCGTGCAACACGCACGGCGGCTTCTACCTCGGTTCCATCGGCGGCCCGGCCGCGCGTTTGGCACTGGACTGCATCAAGAACGTCGAGATCGTCGAGTACGAAGAGCTCGGCATGGAGGCGGTCTGGAAGATCGATGTCGAGGACTTCCCGGCATTCATCGTCGTCGACGACAAGGGCAACGACTTCTTCGCCCACACCGGCGAGGTGACCCTGACGATCGGCAAACGCCCCGGCCTGTAA
- a CDS encoding CPBP family intramembrane glutamic endopeptidase — protein MNLANTGVDSSTALHRIRAAHAWLDVAVVVAVLVATNMIAHFTTVWASIATVPIAAVILVGLTRRRGLGWSELGLSPRHWKKGTLYALASVGLVLAVVAIGIALPMTRQFFMADRYATISGALIASMIVIPLQTVIPEELAFRGVLQGTLSRVSGARGVFAAGSLLFGLWHIASSLGLTTSNRGLTGILGGGLVGQMIGIAGAVVATAAAGFVFTWLRRRSGSLLAPIALHWSLNGIGALAAALVWQVSLG, from the coding sequence ATGAATCTCGCAAACACAGGTGTCGACTCCTCGACCGCCCTGCACCGCATTCGTGCCGCCCATGCCTGGCTGGACGTTGCTGTTGTCGTCGCCGTGCTGGTCGCGACCAACATGATCGCGCACTTCACTACCGTGTGGGCGAGCATCGCGACCGTGCCGATTGCCGCCGTCATCCTCGTCGGCCTCACTCGCCGCCGCGGACTGGGCTGGTCGGAACTCGGCCTTTCTCCCCGGCACTGGAAGAAGGGGACGCTGTACGCGCTGGCGTCAGTCGGGCTCGTGCTTGCGGTGGTCGCGATCGGGATCGCCCTGCCGATGACTCGGCAGTTCTTCATGGCGGACCGCTACGCCACCATCTCCGGTGCCCTCATTGCGTCGATGATCGTCATTCCCTTGCAGACCGTCATCCCCGAGGAACTCGCCTTCCGGGGCGTCCTGCAGGGCACGCTGTCCCGGGTATCGGGCGCCCGCGGCGTCTTCGCCGCTGGTTCTCTGCTGTTCGGGCTGTGGCACATCGCGTCGTCGCTGGGCCTGACCACGAGCAATCGGGGACTCACCGGAATTCTCGGAGGCGGCCTCGTCGGGCAGATGATCGGCATCGCCGGCGCAGTCGTGGCGACCGCGGCAGCCGGGTTCGTCTTCACGTGGCTGCGCCGCCGCAGCGGCAGCCTGCTCGCTCCGATAGCGCTGCACTGGTCACTCAACGGCATCGGTGCCCTTGCGGCGGCCCTCGTCTGGCAGGTGTCCTTGGGCTGA
- a CDS encoding thiolase domain-containing protein, with amino-acid sequence MTAGRPGAREREIVLTGWAHTPFGRQDNTFEQLVTTAANEAIASAGITAADIDEIVLGTFNAGMQPLAFPSSLALQADDGLWGKPATRVENACASGAAAFRTGVHSVLADQARTVLVIGAEKMTDAGAEVVGRALVGADYDSAGRPSRVGFAGLFAEVARAYGERYGDPGDAMARIAAKNHANGLANPWAHLRRDLSYDFCRTVGDDNPMVADPLRRTDCSPVSDGAAAVVVTTADRASASARTAGVRLEGMGQANDFHPASRRDPLAMRGSQAAWRSALDRAGVTVSDLSFIELHDCFTIAELVLYEALGLADPGKGGEHLAAGEFDREGDLPVNVSGGLKSKGHPVGATGVSQLVLSAMQLTGTAGDMQLPVADVAAVHNMGGLAVANYVHVLRGRL; translated from the coding sequence GTGACCGCCGGCCGGCCCGGGGCACGGGAGCGGGAGATCGTCCTGACCGGATGGGCGCACACACCGTTCGGCCGGCAGGACAACACCTTCGAACAGCTGGTGACTACTGCTGCGAACGAAGCGATCGCGAGTGCGGGGATCACCGCCGCCGACATCGACGAGATCGTGCTGGGGACCTTCAACGCGGGAATGCAGCCGTTGGCCTTCCCATCGTCGCTGGCGTTGCAGGCCGACGACGGGCTCTGGGGGAAGCCGGCGACCCGAGTCGAGAACGCGTGCGCGTCGGGCGCCGCGGCCTTCCGCACCGGAGTTCACTCGGTCCTCGCGGATCAGGCACGCACCGTGCTCGTCATCGGCGCGGAGAAGATGACCGACGCAGGCGCCGAGGTGGTCGGCCGGGCCCTCGTGGGGGCCGACTACGACAGCGCCGGGCGGCCCTCCCGAGTCGGATTCGCGGGTCTGTTCGCCGAGGTGGCGCGGGCCTACGGCGAGCGGTACGGGGATCCCGGCGACGCCATGGCCCGCATCGCGGCGAAGAACCACGCGAACGGGCTGGCGAACCCGTGGGCACACCTGCGCCGTGACCTCTCCTACGACTTCTGCCGGACCGTCGGGGACGACAACCCGATGGTGGCCGACCCGCTGCGCCGCACGGACTGCTCTCCGGTGTCCGACGGTGCCGCTGCAGTGGTCGTCACTACCGCGGACCGGGCCTCGGCGTCCGCCCGCACCGCAGGGGTGCGGCTGGAGGGGATGGGACAGGCCAATGACTTCCATCCGGCGAGCCGCCGTGACCCCCTGGCCATGCGCGGGTCGCAGGCCGCCTGGCGCAGCGCCCTCGACCGGGCCGGCGTGACGGTGTCAGATCTGTCGTTCATCGAGTTGCACGACTGCTTCACCATCGCGGAACTCGTCCTCTACGAGGCGCTGGGCCTGGCCGATCCGGGCAAGGGCGGAGAACACCTTGCCGCCGGCGAATTCGACCGCGAGGGAGATCTTCCGGTGAACGTCTCCGGCGGCTTGAAGTCCAAGGGCCATCCGGTCGGCGCGACCGGGGTGTCCCAGCTCGTGCTCAGCGCCATGCAGCTGACCGGGACGGCCGGCGACATGCAGCTACCGGTCGCCGATGTCGCGGCGGTGCACAACATGGGCGGCCTCGCCGTCGCCAACTACGTGCACGTCCTACGGGGGAGGCTGTGA
- a CDS encoding MFS transporter, with product MTTATTVSSIRRRRAFIGAISGHLIEWFDYGVYGFLAVTLGKLFFASQSPAVSLLSSFAVFALSFFIRPLGGIFFGPMADRIGRKQTLLIVMLLMSGSTCLIGLLPTYATIGIAAPVLLILLRCVQGFSAGGEIGTVTSFVAEYAGPRRRAFSTSWLMVTAVLGLMLGSIVANGLTALLGQDGMAAWGWRVPFLLAGPLGLIAAYIRLKLEDSPEFMALHAAGEQEKAPLRESMRWKRALTLVFCIIVLHSSIFYLVLTFASTFMTNTLGFDNSTRFWFVLLACALAAAVMPIGGAFTDRYGRKPFLLGAGLLATGSMFWLFQAAPGATPASFLPPLLATAVAFGLYASSTYALMTELIPTRIRSTGISIAYNVPVAIFGGCAPFVAAWLITSTGDITSPWYFFVGTGLVSLAALLVLHPNDFRRAAAASVPAGSAPADPQRTSEVTA from the coding sequence ATGACGACTGCGACCACCGTCTCCTCGATCCGCCGCCGACGCGCCTTCATCGGCGCCATCTCCGGTCACCTGATCGAATGGTTCGACTACGGCGTCTACGGCTTCCTGGCCGTGACCCTGGGAAAGCTGTTCTTCGCCTCGCAGTCCCCGGCGGTCAGCCTGCTCAGCAGCTTCGCCGTGTTCGCGCTGAGCTTCTTCATCCGCCCGCTGGGGGGAATCTTCTTCGGGCCCATGGCCGACCGGATCGGCCGCAAGCAGACACTTCTGATCGTCATGCTGCTGATGTCGGGATCCACCTGCCTCATCGGGCTCCTACCGACCTACGCCACGATCGGCATCGCCGCACCGGTGTTGCTGATCCTGCTGCGGTGCGTCCAGGGGTTCTCGGCCGGAGGTGAGATCGGCACCGTGACCAGCTTCGTCGCGGAGTACGCCGGCCCCCGCCGTCGCGCCTTCTCCACCAGCTGGCTCATGGTCACCGCCGTGCTCGGCCTGATGCTGGGCAGCATCGTCGCGAACGGCCTGACCGCTCTCCTCGGCCAGGACGGCATGGCGGCCTGGGGGTGGCGCGTCCCCTTCCTCTTGGCGGGGCCGTTGGGTCTGATCGCCGCCTACATCCGCCTCAAGCTCGAGGACAGCCCCGAGTTCATGGCCCTGCACGCGGCGGGCGAACAGGAGAAGGCCCCGCTGCGCGAGTCGATGCGATGGAAGCGCGCACTCACCCTCGTCTTCTGCATCATCGTCCTGCACTCGTCGATCTTCTATCTGGTGCTCACGTTCGCCTCGACGTTCATGACCAATACCCTCGGCTTCGACAACTCGACACGATTCTGGTTCGTCCTGCTGGCCTGCGCGCTGGCGGCTGCGGTCATGCCGATCGGTGGCGCGTTCACGGACCGGTACGGACGCAAGCCGTTCCTGCTCGGGGCCGGGCTGCTGGCCACCGGTTCGATGTTCTGGCTCTTCCAGGCCGCGCCCGGTGCCACGCCCGCGTCCTTCCTGCCGCCCCTGCTCGCCACGGCCGTAGCGTTCGGTCTGTACGCGTCCTCCACCTACGCACTCATGACCGAACTGATCCCCACCCGGATCCGTTCCACCGGGATCTCGATCGCCTACAACGTTCCTGTCGCGATCTTCGGCGGCTGCGCCCCATTCGTCGCCGCATGGCTCATCACGTCCACCGGCGACATCACCTCCCCGTGGTACTTCTTCGTCGGGACCGGTCTGGTGTCCCTCGCCGCACTACTGGTGCTGCACCCGAACGACTTCCGTCGCGCGGCAGCCGCCTCAGTACCCGCCGGTTCCGCGCCCGCCGACCCGCAGCGGACCTCGGAGGTGACGGCGTGA
- a CDS encoding class I adenylate-forming enzyme family protein produces the protein MTCITDSSSQHHVVGQTNATGHPLEGPPGTFGALWAAAARDHATGTFLVFKDEDGTITRWTYAEFDTVVSRTVTALRRRGVVSGDGIHLCLRNSPAFVALWLAAARIGAWIVPADPSASGRDLDQQIGRTSPRLGFHSSARRTAYLEGAAGHGLTVVELTETARDVVDPAIGLVADETLTTALPTPGPGDRLAVMFTSGTTSQPKGVVLTQANYFRVATTMAAAADLRAGDRWLVTLPLFHGNAQYYCFAAAIAVGAGVGLTASFSASGWVGDAITLGATHASLFAAPMRMILARTPADQQPARLRHVWFAQSLGAEHHADFARLAGCLPRQLYGMTETVPVVSYDRSTPPVSDLIGTPVDGRVARLVSPGTLHPVAPGETGMIAVAGTRGDTVFQEYLDDPATTERTFRTDENGTVWMLTGDLAVETSGGWRFVGRADDVIKVAGENVSLTEVEATVAQAPGVLEAAVLARPDEIRDHVPVAYVVPRDPLHPPRPADLADWATRNLSKAARPHEWTVIAELPRTSVGKIRRFKLADTEGAVIR, from the coding sequence ATGACGTGCATCACAGACTCCAGTTCGCAGCATCACGTAGTAGGCCAGACCAACGCGACGGGGCATCCTCTGGAAGGGCCGCCCGGCACCTTCGGTGCGCTGTGGGCTGCGGCCGCACGTGATCACGCAACCGGGACGTTCCTCGTCTTCAAGGACGAGGACGGCACCATCACCCGCTGGACGTACGCGGAGTTCGACACCGTCGTCTCACGCACCGTGACCGCGTTGCGCCGCCGCGGCGTCGTGTCAGGCGACGGAATCCACCTGTGCCTGCGCAACAGTCCCGCATTCGTCGCACTCTGGCTCGCCGCCGCGCGAATCGGCGCCTGGATCGTCCCGGCGGATCCGAGCGCGTCCGGCCGTGACCTGGACCAGCAGATCGGCCGGACGTCCCCGCGGCTCGGCTTCCACTCGTCGGCCCGCCGCACGGCCTACCTGGAGGGCGCCGCCGGCCACGGACTGACCGTGGTGGAGCTGACCGAGACCGCCCGCGACGTCGTCGACCCCGCCATCGGTCTGGTCGCAGACGAGACACTGACCACCGCGCTGCCCACACCCGGCCCGGGCGATCGGCTCGCAGTCATGTTCACCTCCGGCACCACATCCCAACCCAAAGGCGTGGTGCTGACCCAGGCCAACTACTTCAGAGTGGCCACAACGATGGCGGCCGCGGCCGATCTACGGGCCGGCGACCGCTGGCTGGTGACCCTGCCACTCTTTCACGGCAACGCGCAGTACTACTGCTTCGCGGCCGCCATTGCTGTGGGCGCCGGTGTCGGCCTGACCGCCAGCTTCTCCGCCAGCGGGTGGGTCGGCGACGCCATCACGCTGGGCGCCACACATGCAAGCCTCTTCGCGGCCCCCATGCGGATGATCCTGGCTCGCACGCCGGCCGACCAGCAGCCCGCGCGGCTCCGACACGTGTGGTTTGCCCAGAGCCTCGGCGCCGAGCATCACGCCGACTTCGCCCGCCTGGCCGGGTGCCTTCCGCGCCAGCTCTACGGCATGACCGAGACCGTGCCGGTCGTCAGTTACGACCGCAGCACACCACCGGTGTCCGACCTGATCGGTACTCCGGTCGACGGCCGTGTCGCACGACTGGTCTCGCCCGGAACCCTCCACCCTGTGGCACCCGGCGAGACCGGAATGATCGCGGTGGCCGGCACCCGGGGCGACACGGTCTTCCAGGAGTATCTCGACGACCCGGCCACCACGGAGCGGACCTTCCGCACCGACGAGAACGGCACGGTGTGGATGCTCACCGGGGACCTCGCCGTCGAGACATCCGGCGGTTGGCGTTTCGTGGGCCGGGCCGACGACGTCATCAAGGTCGCCGGCGAGAACGTCTCCCTGACCGAGGTCGAGGCGACCGTCGCCCAGGCGCCGGGCGTCCTCGAAGCCGCGGTGCTGGCCCGCCCGGACGAGATCCGCGACCACGTTCCCGTGGCGTACGTGGTGCCTCGCGACCCGTTGCACCCCCCGCGCCCCGCCGATCTCGCAGACTGGGCCACCCGCAACCTGTCCAAAGCCGCTCGCCCTCACGAGTGGACTGTCATTGCCGAATTGCCACGTACCAGTGTGGGCAAGATCCGCCGCTTCAAGCTGGCCGACACCGAAGGAGCTGTCATCCGATGA
- a CDS encoding PucR family transcriptional regulator, producing the protein MVATLASVAALLRAEAERIARKAADDIHRELPGYASIGRDDLAGSAWLNVARGMSSLEEGEAPRDVPDGEARRTTRRRIRQGMAIEDIIRAYRISLNAIHDRFIEVARERSLPAESTLRGSTLLWEVGDWFVADAVKEYRTHAVSEVVRRSVEEVDVLRTLLSGSSVDPTLRPRVRALGMDPDRDHHVVLGHPTSGSREQWAADLARYGSTPGAAALVAEISGRTAALVTRIPREIAGRGVLAVGPAAPLRDLGTSAVAAEHILALVPGEIPGLHDPSTVSWRLAIPVTPLATRLLRRRYVEPLMDEGDFGVILLDTVQAHLEHDRVVRATARALVIHQNTLRHRLARFEELTGCSLESTNTIVELSWVLATRRDTGTLDVRPGITGEERPLP; encoded by the coding sequence ATGGTCGCGACACTCGCATCCGTCGCCGCGCTGCTCCGCGCGGAGGCGGAGCGGATCGCACGGAAGGCTGCCGACGACATCCACCGGGAACTGCCCGGCTATGCGAGCATCGGCCGGGACGATCTCGCCGGGTCGGCCTGGTTGAACGTGGCGCGTGGCATGTCGAGCCTGGAGGAGGGGGAGGCGCCGCGAGACGTCCCCGACGGTGAGGCGCGCCGGACCACCCGGCGGCGAATCCGCCAGGGCATGGCCATCGAGGACATCATCCGGGCATATCGGATCAGCCTCAACGCCATTCACGACCGATTCATCGAGGTTGCCCGGGAACGATCACTGCCGGCGGAGTCGACTCTGCGTGGCTCGACGCTGCTTTGGGAGGTCGGTGACTGGTTCGTCGCCGACGCGGTCAAGGAGTACCGTACGCACGCAGTCTCGGAGGTGGTCCGGCGCTCGGTGGAGGAGGTCGACGTACTGCGGACCCTCCTCTCCGGATCGTCTGTCGACCCGACCTTGCGGCCGCGGGTGCGTGCCCTGGGCATGGACCCGGATAGAGACCATCACGTCGTGCTGGGCCATCCGACGTCGGGTAGTCGCGAGCAGTGGGCAGCCGACCTCGCCAGATACGGGTCGACTCCCGGAGCCGCCGCCTTGGTTGCCGAGATCTCCGGCCGCACCGCTGCCCTGGTGACCCGGATACCGCGCGAGATCGCGGGCCGGGGCGTACTCGCCGTCGGGCCAGCCGCCCCGCTGCGCGACCTCGGTACGTCCGCTGTCGCCGCCGAGCACATCCTGGCGCTCGTGCCCGGTGAGATCCCCGGCCTGCACGACCCGAGCACGGTGTCGTGGCGCCTGGCGATTCCAGTCACACCGCTGGCCACTCGACTGCTCCGGCGGCGCTACGTCGAGCCGCTCATGGACGAGGGCGACTTCGGCGTGATCCTGCTCGACACCGTGCAGGCACATCTCGAGCACGACCGGGTCGTCCGTGCGACTGCGCGGGCCCTCGTCATTCACCAGAACACCCTGCGTCATCGGCTCGCGCGATTCGAGGAGCTGACCGGGTGCTCCCTCGAGTCGACCAACACGATCGTCGAGCTCAGTTGGGTCTTGGCCACCCGTCGGGACACGGGCACCCTCGACGTGCGGCCGGGTATCACGGGCGAGGAGCGCCCGCTTCCGTAG